A stretch of the Musa acuminata AAA Group cultivar baxijiao unplaced genomic scaffold, Cavendish_Baxijiao_AAA HiC_scaffold_603, whole genome shotgun sequence genome encodes the following:
- the LOC135662255 gene encoding NAD(P)H-quinone oxidoreductase chain 4, chloroplastic yields the protein MFRWYAICICSLELLLTTYVFCYHFQLDDPLTQLEEDLKWIDVFDFHWRLGIDGLSIGPILLTGFITTLATLAAWPVTRNSRLFYFLMLAMYSGQIGLFSSRDLLLFFMLWELELIPVYLLLSMWGGKKRLYSATKFILYTAGGSIFLLIGVLGMGLYGPNEPTLDFSKLTNQSYPVALEIILYFGFLIAYAVKSPIIPLHTWLPDTHGEAHYSTCMLLAGILLKMGAYGLIRINMELLPHAHSIFSPWLVIVGTIQIIYAASTSLGQRNLKKRIAYSSVSHMGFTIIGIGSITGMGLNGAILQILSHGFIGAALFFLAGTSCDRIRLVYLDEMGGVSIPMPKLFTMFSSFSMASLALPGMSGFVAELLVFFGIITSPKYLLMPKMLITFVMAIGMILTPIYLLSMLRQMFYGYKLFNVPNSNFADSGPRELFVSICIFLPVIGIGIYPDFVLSLSVDRVQAILSNYFHR from the coding sequence atgtttaggtGGTATGCTATATGTATATGCTCGTTGGAACTCCTTCTAACAACCTATGTTTTCTGTTATCATTTCCAATTGGACGATCCATTAACCCAATTGGAGGAAGATTTAAAATGGATAGATGTTTTTGATTTTCACTGGAGACTGGGAATCGATGGGCTTTCCATAGGACCTATTTTACTGACAGGATTTATCACCACTTTAGCTACCTTAGCGGCTTGGCCAGTTACTCGAAATTCGCGATTGTTCTATTTTCTCATGTTAGCAATGTACAGCGGTCAAATAGGATTATTTTCTTCTAGAGACCTTTTACTTTTTTTCATGCTGTGGGAGTTAGAATTAATTCCTGTTTATTTACTTTTATCCATGTGGGGGGGAAAGAAACGTCTCTACTCGGCCACAAAGTTTATTTTGTACACTGCGGGGGGCTCCATTTTTCTCTTAATAGGAGTTCTAGGTATGGGTTTATATGGCCCTAATGAACCCACAttagatttttcaaaattaactaatcaatcatatcctgtggcattggaaataatattatattttggatTCCTTATTGCTTATGCTGTCAAATCGCCGATTATACCCCTACATACGTGGTTACCAGATACCCATGGAGAAGCACATTACAGTACATGTATGCTTCTAGCTGGAATCTTATTAAAAATGGgcgcatatggacttattcggatcaaTATGGAATTATTACCCCACGCTCATTCTATATTTTCTCCCTGGTTGGTAATAGTGGGAACGATTCAAATAATCTATGCAGCTTCAACCTCTCTCGGTCAAcggaatttaaaaaaaagaatagcctattcctctgtatctcacatgggtttcacaattataggaattggttctataaccggaatgggactcaacggtgccattttacaaatactctctcatggatttattggtGCTGCGCTTTTTTTCTTGGCAGGAACGAGTTGTGATAGAATACGTCTTGTTTATCTCGACGAAATGGGGGGGGTATCGATCCCAATGCCAAAACTATTTACCATGTTCAGTAGTTTTTCGATGGCTTCTCTTGCATTGCCAGGAATGAGTGGTTTTGTTGCGGAATTATTAGTATTTTTTGGAATAATTACTAGTCCAAAATACCTTTTAATGCCAAAAATGCTAATTACTTTTGTAATGGCAATTGGAATGATATTAActcctatttatttattatctatgttacgtcagatgttctatggatacaagctaTTCAATGTTCCAAACTCTAATTTTGCGGATTCTGGACCACGAGAACTATTTGTTTCAATCTGTATCTTTCTACCCGTAATAGGTATTGGTATTTATCCGGATTTCGTTCTCTCGCTATCAGTTGACAGGGTGCAAGCTATCCTATCTAATTACTTTCATCGATAG